The Candidatus Methylomirabilis limnetica DNA window ATCTCGATTGTTCCGATGCGCTTACTCTACCCGACACGCCGAAGGCCGAGCATCACGTCTTCAATCAGTATGTCGTCCGGACACGCCGACGGGATGAGCTCCACCGCTTCCTCGCGTCTCGGGGGATCGGTACGGCTGTCTACTACCCCAAGGCGCTTCACATGCAGGCATGCCTCGCGTTCCTCGGGTATCGGGAGGGAGATTTCCCGGAGGCCGAGCGGGCCGCTCGCGAGACCCTGGCACTACCCGTCTACCCGGAGCTGACGGTTCAGATGCAAGACCGCGTCATTGAGGACATAGATACCTTCTTCAAGGGGCGATGAGCGCTGCCCGTATAGACATATAGTCCTGCTGGAAAAAGGAACGTCCCCCGCCTTCCCACCTGATGCACCGCCGCCTTTTGCAGATGCAAGGTAACTACTTATTACTCAGAGCATAAAATAGCTTACCCCCCTTTCGTAAAGGGGGAAGTTGCTGGAGATGTTGTGCGAGAGTGCAATCTGTTTTATGCTCCTCGTAATAATAGTGTCTGTCCCTATTTTCCCTTTTTAAGGTTGCCAGCGCCAGGGTGGATGTGATACATCTGATAAGAATTGCGCGTTAACGGCCAATGGCCGATCGGTCTTGGTGGCCTATATTGCCACAATGTGGTAGGTCTACGATTTAGTGTGCCTCCTACCCTTGGGGTGGTTATTCGTTCCAATGGCCGGAGAAACTCAGAAGGCTGGGTTTCGACTTCGCCCCTAACCCACTGACCCACTACTGAGCCCCTAATCATTTACGCAGGATTCAGGATGACATTTTGCTACATTTCTGATGCTGGATGTCAGTGGGCTGGTTGCTACGAGGGAGCTGAATGGCGGAAGCGATCCAATCCCTTGTCGCTTGCGTTTCTGGCATGCTATCTGACAGCAGCATCCATGGAAAGATCTACGAATATTCGGAATCCGGGCTCTACTTTGGCGTGCCGCTTATCAACCTCTTTGGGTGGGCAGTTGTGGGATTTGTGACAATCGCCCTCTTTCAACAGATCGATTCTACGCTGGCGGCAGAGCCGACCTTAGACCGAGGGGTGAAACTGATCGAGTGTGGCGTCATACTCTACTATCTGATTCTAGTCTTTAGCCGCTCGATGACCTTTGCCGTTGGCGAGTTGCTGTCTGGAATAACCGGAGCCTTACTGTACATCCCAATCACTTGGATGGTCTTCATACGCTACTGGCAGTGGTCGGCAGCCCACAGGCGTGTCAGTCGTGGAGCGCTATTATGAGATTTCCGTTGCACATCACGACGGATATGCTCAAACACCAGATTCGCCACGGGCTCAAAGGGAACACTCGATATCCGTTCGTCCTCATGCTCGAACCGCTGTACACTTGCAACCTGGCCTGTCTAGGCTGCGCCGTTGAGCGGCACACCGGGAAAATCGAGGATCGGTTGACGCTTCAGGAGTGCCTGAAGGCGGCGGATGACTCTGGCGCTCCGGTCGTTTCGATCTGCGGCGGGGAGCCCACCATCTACCCTGAACTGAAAGGGTTGGTGGAGGGGATGATTGCCCGCAAGCGACACGTTTACCTGTGTACCAACGGGTTGATGCTTGATCGAACCGTCTACGGCCTGATCGCACCGCACAATCGGCTCACTATCAACATCCATCTGGATGGACTTAGGCGAACCCACGACCAGGTCTGCGATAGGGAAGGTGTCTTCGATAAGGCGCTCGACATGATCAAGGAAGGCAAGCGGCTCGGCTACCGGGTGACGACAAATACGACGGTCTTCAAGGAGACCGATCTTGACGAGATCGAGGCGCTGTGCCGCCTGCTGCGAGAGCACCAGGTAGATGGGATGCTCCTCTCGCCTGGGTATAGCTATGCCTCAGCCGAGTCTGATTTCTTCCTGGCTCGCGAGGAGATCCACCAAAAGTTCCAAAAGGTTCTCGAACTGTCGAAACAGTATCGACTTATCTCCACCCCGATGTTCCTCGAATTTGCGGCCGGCCTGCGCGAGTACCCTTGCTCCCCGTGGAGTACTGTCACCTTTACCCCCGAAGGTTGGAGGGGGCCCTGCTATCTCATCGGGGAGAAATACTTCCGGACGTTTGAGGAGTTCTGGCAAGGCATGGATTGGGACTACTGGGAGTCCCGCCAGGACCGGCGCTGTTACAACTGCAAGATGCACTCCGGCTTCGAGGCTTCTGTCGTCCGCGGGCTCCGAAACAGCCCGAAAGACATGCTCAGGATGGCCATCTGGAACTTTTTGGAGTAAGCGCTATGCCGGTGCCATCTGAAAGAGATTGGCAAATTGAGATGATGAGGACCGACCCTCGGGCCGACAGGGGCCCGCTTGACGAGGCGATCGAACAGGCCCGGTCTCGGCTCCTGGCCATGCAAGATCCTGCAGGCTTCTGGGTGGCGGAGTTGGAGGCCGACTCCACACTCACCTCCGAGTACATCATGCTCCGCTACCTGCTCGGCAAGGTGGACAAGACCAAGCAGCGTAAGGCCGCAGCCTACCTACTCGACACGCAACTGCCCGATGGCGGCTGGAACCTCTATCATGGCGGGTCAAGCCACCTGAGCACCACGGTCAAGGCCTATTTTGCGCTCAAGCTCTGCGGCCACTCCAGTGAGGAGCCGTTCATGCGACGAGCCCGAGAGGTGATTCTTGAGCAGGGCGGCCTCACGCAGGCCAACGTCTTCACCAGGTTTGCTCTCGCCCTCTTTGGCCAGTTTGATTGGCACGACGTCCCGGCCATGCCCATCGAACTGTTCCTCCTGCCCAAGCATTCGTTTTTCAATATGCATGAGATCTCCTACTGGTCCAGGACCGTGCTCACCCCTTTGATGATTATCTTTGCCCATAAGCCGGTGACACCGGTCCCGGCCGGGGCTGATCTCATGGAGCTTCGTGTGGAGCCCAGGCCGAAGCATGCCGACTGGTTTCCTGGAGATTCAAGGCTGTTTTCGAAGCGAAACCTTTTCCTGGCCGCCGACCGGCTGCTCCACTGGTATGAGTGGCGTCCAATCTCATTCCTCCGCCAGGCGGCAATGGAGCGGGCCACGGCTTGGATGCTTAGACGAATGGGGGAAGGCGGCCTTGGCGGGATCTATCCGGCAATGGCGAACTCGATCATCGCGCTTCGCTGTCTGGGCTATGAGGTCGAGCACTCTTTGGTGGCCAGTGCCTTCAAGCAGATCGAAGCGCTTGAAGTAGAAGACGATCGTACCCTTCACGTGCAGCCATGTCTCTCCCCTATCTGGGATACCTGCCTGGCGGTGAATGCACTTGCCGCATCGGGACTCCCCGCCGACCACTCCACCCTGGTCAGCGCATGCGAATGGCTCCTCTCGAAACAGACCCGAAGCGTAGGGGATTGGAAGGTAAAGGCTCCGGACGCCGAGCCAGGCGGCTGGTACTTTCAGTTCGAAAACGAGTTTTACCCGGATGTCGACGACAGTGCGGTAGTGATGACCGCCCTGATTAAGACCATTCTCCCCAATCAGGCGGCGAAAGGTGCAGCGCTCGATCAGGCCCTCAGGTGGGTCCTCCCGATGCAGTCAAGTGATGGAGGCTGGGCAGCATACGACAAAGATAACAACAAGCTGTTCCTGAACGAGCTCCTCGTCGCCGACCACAAGGCACTGCTCGATCCGTCCACGGCGGATCTGACCGGACGGATGATCGAGATGCTTGGCCACCTGGGTTGGACCCGCACAACCCCCGCGGCTCAGCGCGCTATCGCATTCCTCAAACGGGAGCAGGAGCCTGAAGGGTGCTGGTTTGGTCGATGGGGAGTCAATTACATCTACGGGACCTGGGCGGTTCTGGCGGGCCTTCAAGCCATCGGAGAGCCGATGGACCAGCCGTACATCCGGCGAGCCGTTGACTGGCTCGTCGACCACCAGAACCCCGACGGTGGATGGGGCGAATCGTGCCATTCTTACGAGGATCCACAAACAGCCGGCCAGGGCCCAAGTACCCCTTCGCAAACCGCCTGGGCGCTCTTGGGGCTCTTACACGCGGGCTGCGTACAGCATTCCGCGGTGAGAAACGGCATCGACTATCTCCTCCGGACCCAGTGCGCGGATGGCGGATGGGAGGAACAAGAATTCACCGGAACGGGATTCCCCCGCGTCTTTTATCTTCGGTATCATCTCTACCGTCTCTACTTTCCGCTCTGGGCCCTTTCCATGTATCGCACCCTTCTCCAGAAGGCCGCCTCCGGCCACAATGAAGACGGCGCGACCCTCTCGGGCTAGCCGGGTCCGCGGCGCGCCACTCGCCATCTTCGTGGCGACTCAGGCAGAGTTGAGGCCCATCGCCACGGCCTTGCAGCCGCCTAGCCGATCAATATATCGATCGAACTCGATGATCCGGGTTGGGATAGAGGGCCGCGATCTCCTGCTGGCCAATACCGGAGTGGGACCGGACAACGCCGAAGCCGCTGCCCGCCACCTCTTTGAAGAGATGCCTGTCACCGCCGCCTTGTCGCTCGGAGTCGCAGGCGGACTGAGCCCTCAGTTACAGACAGGGGATCTGATTGTGGGAGACCGGGCGATCCTTCGCCGCGGCTCAGGACAGGTCTTGCACGGGGAGAAGGGATCGGGATCGCAGAGCTTCCCG harbors:
- a CDS encoding carotenoid biosynthesis protein; protein product: MAEAIQSLVACVSGMLSDSSIHGKIYEYSESGLYFGVPLINLFGWAVVGFVTIALFQQIDSTLAAEPTLDRGVKLIECGVILYYLILVFSRSMTFAVGELLSGITGALLYIPITWMVFIRYWQWSAAHRRVSRGALL
- the shc gene encoding squalene--hopene cyclase; protein product: MMRTDPRADRGPLDEAIEQARSRLLAMQDPAGFWVAELEADSTLTSEYIMLRYLLGKVDKTKQRKAAAYLLDTQLPDGGWNLYHGGSSHLSTTVKAYFALKLCGHSSEEPFMRRAREVILEQGGLTQANVFTRFALALFGQFDWHDVPAMPIELFLLPKHSFFNMHEISYWSRTVLTPLMIIFAHKPVTPVPAGADLMELRVEPRPKHADWFPGDSRLFSKRNLFLAADRLLHWYEWRPISFLRQAAMERATAWMLRRMGEGGLGGIYPAMANSIIALRCLGYEVEHSLVASAFKQIEALEVEDDRTLHVQPCLSPIWDTCLAVNALAASGLPADHSTLVSACEWLLSKQTRSVGDWKVKAPDAEPGGWYFQFENEFYPDVDDSAVVMTALIKTILPNQAAKGAALDQALRWVLPMQSSDGGWAAYDKDNNKLFLNELLVADHKALLDPSTADLTGRMIEMLGHLGWTRTTPAAQRAIAFLKREQEPEGCWFGRWGVNYIYGTWAVLAGLQAIGEPMDQPYIRRAVDWLVDHQNPDGGWGESCHSYEDPQTAGQGPSTPSQTAWALLGLLHAGCVQHSAVRNGIDYLLRTQCADGGWEEQEFTGTGFPRVFYLRYHLYRLYFPLWALSMYRTLLQKAASGHNEDGATLSG
- the hpnH gene encoding adenosyl-hopene transferase HpnH, which translates into the protein MRFPLHITTDMLKHQIRHGLKGNTRYPFVLMLEPLYTCNLACLGCAVERHTGKIEDRLTLQECLKAADDSGAPVVSICGGEPTIYPELKGLVEGMIARKRHVYLCTNGLMLDRTVYGLIAPHNRLTINIHLDGLRRTHDQVCDREGVFDKALDMIKEGKRLGYRVTTNTTVFKETDLDEIEALCRLLREHQVDGMLLSPGYSYASAESDFFLAREEIHQKFQKVLELSKQYRLISTPMFLEFAAGLREYPCSPWSTVTFTPEGWRGPCYLIGEKYFRTFEEFWQGMDWDYWESRQDRRCYNCKMHSGFEASVVRGLRNSPKDMLRMAIWNFLE